Proteins encoded by one window of Orbaceae bacterium BiB:
- a CDS encoding prophage tail fiber N-terminal domain-containing protein: MVTIAGRLEDPLGNAIPDCQIELITQKNGSVVLVRTSATSSPDGAGNYSMNVQPGFYAVRLIADGCPPNYIGDIKIYSDAKSGTLNDFLLSLDESEITPALLAQVTDERQKAQDAAQAAEKSVTDASSTLANVVKKTGDTMSGPLLIDTNNNSYFDLIESSNKAMRLFINNDNGGIGFSGSDSTFPKTRLRFIQENNTWNFENSSVKINNQVAMKQGDYGLGLKNTSTFHPNSIEDLLIKETGSILFVNAKNLPTDTFPGSINGVDSWWYFKVLGKRDGNFSYDGRYYLSKNGFTDSYIGLSFDGPSSANYFRWQKIITSSNISQNNILQKGDYGLGASITSNVISGNISNLFNTGFYIVATGATTGNTPFINCNLIVHRRNATKQTAIAFNYDANNVKFGVFDGGNWTWDTAITTANSTIDSNGFYKKASPICRLFGDDNLTEIEGFNIAGCGLVNSEADGVIAKRIDVGHYEIHGSLGFAKEGWYITLPEDANGNKKIFAEYSTDDNHIITVKTFTRKFDTEQCEVIAGKPIDITAERWIDIRLEMPVNEVVEETDL, translated from the coding sequence CCACGAGCAGTCCTGATGGCGCAGGTAATTATTCGATGAATGTTCAACCGGGTTTTTATGCTGTTAGATTAATTGCTGATGGTTGTCCACCAAATTATATTGGTGATATTAAAATTTATAGCGACGCTAAGTCCGGAACATTGAATGATTTTTTATTAAGTCTTGATGAAAGTGAAATTACTCCAGCACTATTAGCACAAGTTACCGACGAACGCCAAAAAGCGCAAGATGCGGCTCAAGCCGCAGAAAAATCAGTTACCGATGCCTCGTCTACATTAGCTAATGTGGTGAAAAAGACAGGGGATACGATGAGTGGGCCTCTGTTAATTGATACAAATAACAACTCCTATTTTGACTTGATAGAAAGCTCAAATAAGGCGATGAGATTATTTATAAATAATGATAATGGGGGAATTGGTTTTTCTGGAAGTGACTCTACATTCCCTAAAACTAGATTAAGATTTATCCAAGAAAATAATACATGGAATTTTGAAAATAGTTCGGTCAAGATCAATAATCAAGTAGCCATGAAACAAGGTGATTATGGTTTAGGATTAAAAAATACCTCAACATTCCATCCTAACTCTATTGAGGATCTACTAATAAAGGAAACCGGTTCAATTCTATTTGTTAATGCAAAAAATTTACCAACAGATACATTTCCAGGTTCTATAAATGGTGTTGATTCATGGTGGTACTTTAAGGTATTGGGTAAACGAGATGGTAATTTCAGTTATGATGGACGTTATTACCTTTCTAAAAATGGTTTTACTGACTCATATATTGGGTTATCTTTTGACGGTCCTAGTTCTGCAAATTATTTTAGATGGCAAAAAATTATTACTAGTTCCAATATATCCCAAAATAATATTTTACAAAAAGGGGATTATGGTCTGGGTGCATCAATAACATCTAACGTAATATCAGGTAATATATCAAACTTATTTAATACAGGATTTTATATTGTTGCAACAGGCGCAACAACAGGTAACACTCCATTTATTAATTGTAATTTAATTGTACATAGAAGAAATGCAACAAAACAAACTGCAATCGCATTTAACTATGATGCTAATAATGTTAAATTTGGAGTGTTTGATGGTGGTAATTGGACGTGGGATACAGCAATAACAACCGCCAACTCCACTATCGATTCAAATGGCTTCTACAAAAAAGCCTCACCCATTTGTCGATTATTTGGGGATGATAATCTCACTGAGATTGAAGGTTTCAATATTGCGGGTTGTGGATTAGTAAATAGTGAAGCGGATGGGGTGATAGCTAAGCGTATTGATGTCGGTCATTATGAAATTCACGGCTCATTGGGCTTTGCCAAAGAAGGGTGGTATATCACGTTACCCGAAGATGCGAATGGGAATAAAAAGATTTTTGCCGAGTATTCCACTGATGATAATCATATCATTACCGTTAAAACGTTCACTCGTAAATTTGATACTGAGCAATGTGAAGTCATTGCCGGAAAACCGATTGATATTACTGCTGAACGTTGGATTGATATACGTTTAGAAATGCCAGTTAACGAAGTCGTTGAGGAAACTGATTTATAA
- the pagP gene encoding lipid IV(A) palmitoyltransferase PagP: MLKKLILSFVALPFFVFANEGAESTSKNDENTGIWQGIKNTLSETWNSDKYELYIPANTWHNRATYDRDKIDSYNERPWGIGAGVYRFDKDGDWHALYIMEFQDSHNVIEPIGGYAYQTYWRPGNSDKWRIGIGYTLSITARKDYNWIPFPAPLPLFSIEYDRLSIQSTYVPGVKRNTGNILFTWLRWQL; encoded by the coding sequence ATGTTAAAAAAATTGATTCTCTCTTTTGTTGCCTTACCATTTTTTGTATTTGCTAATGAAGGCGCTGAAAGTACCTCAAAAAACGATGAGAATACAGGTATTTGGCAGGGAATTAAAAACACCCTTTCAGAAACGTGGAATTCAGATAAATATGAACTCTATATTCCGGCAAACACTTGGCATAACCGGGCTACCTATGATAGAGATAAGATTGATAGTTATAATGAGAGACCTTGGGGTATCGGGGCTGGCGTTTATCGATTCGATAAAGATGGTGACTGGCATGCGCTATATATTATGGAATTCCAAGATTCACATAATGTGATTGAGCCAATTGGTGGGTATGCTTACCAGACTTACTGGCGACCGGGTAATAGTGATAAATGGCGAATTGGTATTGGTTATACATTAAGCATCACTGCGCGTAAAGATTATAACTGGATTCCGTTTCCTGCACCATTGCCACTATTTTCTATCGAATATGACCGTTTATCTATACAAAGTACTTATGTACCCGGTGTAAAACGTAATACCGGTAATATTTTATTTACTTGGCTTAGGTGGCAATTGTAA
- the citG gene encoding triphosphoribosyl-dephospho-CoA synthase CitG, translated as MNYNLAQQTFFDSDDIYACQYAAAKAAQMALLKEVCLSPKPGLVDINNCGSHRDMDLNTFMRSISAISPWLDQFYLYGKSITVAGKFLPNLRPLGIQCEQSMFKATNNVNTHKGGVFAFGLLLAAIGKLDNDQIALSYQAICDEVAKACQGLVQQELETRNSATTVGEKLFKQHRLTGARGEAESGYLTVRNISLPIFKEMMITGHDEETSLLQAMLYLLAYNDDTNLVSRGGMAGLQYVQDAAKSIIAIGGMIQQGGKQKLLELDQQLIKRNLSPGGTADLIAITWFLSQFN; from the coding sequence ATGAATTATAATTTAGCGCAGCAAACTTTTTTCGACTCTGATGATATATATGCATGTCAATATGCTGCTGCTAAGGCAGCTCAAATGGCGTTATTAAAAGAAGTCTGTTTATCGCCTAAACCGGGATTGGTTGATATCAATAATTGTGGTTCCCACCGTGATATGGATTTGAATACGTTTATGCGTAGTATTTCGGCGATTTCACCTTGGTTGGATCAATTCTATCTGTATGGAAAATCTATAACGGTGGCGGGGAAATTTTTACCTAATTTACGACCATTAGGTATTCAATGTGAGCAGTCTATGTTTAAAGCTACCAATAATGTTAATACTCATAAAGGTGGCGTATTTGCCTTTGGTTTATTGTTAGCGGCGATTGGTAAACTGGATAATGATCAAATAGCACTTTCTTATCAAGCCATTTGTGATGAAGTGGCAAAAGCTTGTCAGGGACTCGTTCAACAAGAGCTTGAAACGCGCAACTCAGCGACGACTGTTGGCGAAAAATTGTTTAAACAACATCGTTTAACTGGTGCGAGAGGCGAAGCAGAGTCGGGCTATTTAACTGTTCGAAATATTTCATTACCGATATTTAAAGAGATGATGATAACCGGTCACGACGAGGAGACAAGTTTATTACAGGCAATGCTATATCTGTTAGCTTATAATGATGACACTAATCTTGTTTCTCGGGGTGGAATGGCTGGTTTACAATATGTACAAGATGCAGCTAAATCCATTATTGCTATCGGCGGTATGATTCAGCAAGGGGGAAAGCAAAAATTACTGGAATTGGATCAACAATTGATCAAACGTAATTTAAGTCCTGGTGGTACCGCCGATTTAATTGCTATTACTTGGTTTTTAAGTCAATTTAATTAA
- a CDS encoding response regulator — protein MNKKNDHTIEVLIVEDEPILAELNAEFIQRDTKVKALGIASTLAEAKLMVEKLQPTLILLDNYLPDGRGIELFEHIINNNLACYVIFITAASDMETCSKAIRYGAFDYLIKPVSYQRLKHSLERFELFLYRQSIQQHVNQRKIDELFNLQTKDFIDINRHSKGIEEITLQKVKDLFAQVLHPLTVEDVVNQTEISKTTARRYLEYCVQIKLLTIEINYGKIGRPERLYKRLDAQKSASYSDNKD, from the coding sequence ATGAATAAGAAAAACGACCATACGATTGAAGTACTCATCGTTGAAGATGAACCTATTTTAGCCGAATTAAATGCAGAGTTTATTCAACGCGATACCAAAGTTAAAGCATTAGGCATTGCCTCTACTTTAGCTGAAGCGAAGTTAATGGTAGAAAAGTTACAACCCACATTAATTTTACTTGATAATTACCTCCCTGATGGTAGAGGAATTGAGTTATTTGAACATATTATCAATAATAACCTCGCTTGCTATGTCATCTTTATTACTGCCGCTAGCGATATGGAAACCTGCAGCAAAGCGATCCGTTACGGTGCCTTTGACTATTTAATAAAACCGGTCTCCTATCAACGCTTAAAACACTCGTTAGAACGTTTTGAACTGTTTCTTTATCGGCAAAGTATCCAACAACATGTTAACCAACGTAAAATTGACGAATTATTTAACCTACAAACTAAAGATTTTATCGATATTAATCGTCATTCCAAAGGAATTGAAGAGATTACTTTACAAAAAGTCAAAGATCTATTTGCCCAAGTACTCCATCCACTAACTGTTGAAGATGTTGTCAATCAGACAGAAATCAGCAAAACAACCGCTAGACGTTACCTCGAATATTGTGTTCAGATCAAATTACTAACGATTGAAATAAACTATGGCAAGATCGGTCGACCAGAAAGACTCTATAAACGCTTAGATGCGCAGAAATCCGCATCTTATAGCGACAATAAGGATTAA
- a CDS encoding sensor histidine kinase → MQIKKNVSFTNKLFLSLCLFSIIFLLLLQSYIWNVTEAILYKNLGIKAQIQAKELSVLPTLIKYVKEKNTEEIAELVTFIFKQSDANYIVIGDNQARRLFHTANGSLYKPMVGDDNHEVLNGNSIITIREGSLGTSLRGKAPILDDNKNVIGIVSVGYMIDDISEMHKKQFSPFILVCVILFFALFLFSWLFSRSIKKQMFNLEPKEIALLFKSQKSIMESIFEGIIAIDLDYNIININQSARNMLSLNVEDKHLLNHNISNFIKSIDLIYGVNNQIEDVHDHICYFNDIIVIASRIRIIIDQEIQGWVITFRNYNDINLLSMQLTQVTQYVDNLRTLRHEHLNWMATLSGLIYMKRYKEAEDFITLHSSDNQKNLDFITQHFKVPSICGLLIGKYAKSHEIGLKLNFDAACQLNALPPSITETEFMSILGNLLDNAFNACLKNPIGTKTIHLYLSDATDEIVLEISDQGCGIDANIRESIFEPGVTSQSPKEHGIGLHLVATYTKKAKGYILFDDNQPNGAIFSVFIPK, encoded by the coding sequence ATGCAAATTAAAAAAAATGTGTCATTTACTAATAAATTATTTTTATCCTTGTGTCTATTCTCGATTATTTTTTTACTGCTATTACAAAGTTATATATGGAATGTCACTGAGGCTATTTTGTATAAAAATTTAGGAATTAAAGCCCAAATACAGGCAAAGGAGTTGTCGGTATTACCGACGTTAATTAAATATGTAAAAGAGAAAAATACGGAGGAGATAGCAGAATTAGTCACTTTCATTTTTAAACAGAGCGATGCTAACTACATTGTCATTGGTGATAACCAAGCTCGTCGTTTATTCCATACCGCCAATGGCTCTTTATATAAACCGATGGTAGGTGATGATAATCATGAAGTACTAAATGGCAATAGTATTATTACTATTCGAGAGGGTTCCTTAGGAACCTCACTAAGAGGAAAGGCGCCGATTCTTGACGATAATAAAAATGTGATCGGGATTGTCTCAGTGGGATATATGATTGATGATATCAGCGAGATGCATAAAAAACAGTTTTCACCCTTCATTCTAGTCTGTGTGATCCTGTTCTTCGCTCTATTTCTCTTTTCTTGGTTATTCTCTCGCTCGATTAAAAAACAGATGTTTAATCTAGAACCCAAAGAGATTGCGCTACTATTTAAAAGTCAGAAATCGATTATGGAATCAATCTTTGAAGGAATCATCGCGATTGATTTGGACTATAACATTATCAATATCAATCAATCGGCCAGAAATATGTTATCCCTAAATGTTGAAGATAAACACTTACTTAATCACAATATTTCAAACTTTATCAAATCAATCGATTTGATTTATGGCGTGAATAATCAGATAGAAGATGTTCATGATCATATCTGCTATTTTAACGATATCATTGTCATCGCAAGCCGGATTAGAATCATTATTGATCAAGAGATCCAAGGATGGGTCATTACTTTTCGCAATTATAATGATATTAATTTATTAAGTATGCAATTAACGCAAGTCACACAATATGTCGATAATTTACGAACCTTAAGACATGAACACTTAAACTGGATGGCTACATTATCTGGTTTAATTTATATGAAACGTTATAAAGAAGCCGAGGATTTTATCACTTTACACTCATCAGATAATCAAAAAAATCTCGATTTTATTACTCAACATTTTAAGGTACCTTCAATCTGTGGTCTATTAATTGGTAAATATGCTAAATCTCACGAAATAGGCCTAAAACTGAACTTTGATGCAGCATGCCAATTAAATGCTTTACCGCCTTCCATTACCGAAACGGAGTTTATGTCTATTTTGGGCAATCTACTGGATAATGCTTTTAATGCTTGCTTAAAAAACCCAATCGGCACAAAAACAATTCACCTCTATCTTAGTGATGCCACCGATGAAATTGTATTAGAAATCAGTGATCAAGGCTGTGGTATTGATGCAAATATTCGAGAATCAATATTTGAACCCGGCGTTACCTCACAAAGCCCAAAAGAACATGGTATTGGTTTACATCTGGTTGCGACTTATACCAAAAAAGCGAAAGGTTACATTTTGTTTGATGACAATCAACCCAACGGTGCAATCTTTTCCGTTTTTATACCTAAATAA
- a CDS encoding 2-hydroxycarboxylate transporter family protein: MTDLTSVPKTEKDSNHDVASKTKFWPYGWWKLMDDYKIGVIPLPLFIIAGILIFTEVIVTGKLPSEIVVMVVTCAFFGFLCGEIGKRLPIVGKMGAAAICATFIPSALVYYGILPSPIVEATTKFYKDTHILYLYICCIIVGSIMNMDRRTLIQGFLRIFVPMACGEIVGMLVGVGMGVLLGLTPFETFFFLVLPIMAGGVGEGAIPLSIGYAAILGMEQGDALGRVLPIVMLGGLTGIICGGILNRLGKMYPHLTGNGRLMPPSDKDQLEEAKTEKVESKMDVTTFASGVLLAALLYMVGMIGHKVTGIPAPVGMLFAAVIVKLTSGVSPKVLSGSQVVYKFFQTSVTYPILFAVGVAITPWHRIVEAFTLTNLIVIVCTVVSLVTTGFFVSKKLGMYPIDAAVISCCQSGQGGTGDVAILTAAERMELMPFAQIATRIGGAINVSVSLLILGNFLV, translated from the coding sequence ATGACTGATTTAACTTCTGTCCCCAAAACGGAAAAGGACAGTAATCATGATGTGGCGAGCAAAACTAAATTCTGGCCCTACGGCTGGTGGAAATTAATGGATGATTATAAAATTGGAGTCATTCCATTACCCCTTTTTATTATTGCTGGAATTCTTATTTTTACTGAGGTGATCGTCACTGGGAAGTTACCAAGTGAAATTGTTGTGATGGTTGTAACCTGTGCCTTTTTTGGTTTTTTATGTGGTGAGATAGGTAAACGGTTACCGATTGTAGGGAAAATGGGGGCGGCGGCAATCTGTGCTACCTTTATTCCTTCAGCACTAGTCTATTATGGCATTTTACCTTCACCGATTGTTGAAGCGACCACTAAATTTTATAAAGATACCCATATTCTCTATCTCTATATTTGCTGCATCATTGTCGGCAGTATTATGAATATGGATCGCAGAACGCTAATTCAGGGTTTTTTAAGAATTTTTGTACCAATGGCTTGTGGTGAAATTGTCGGTATGTTAGTGGGCGTTGGAATGGGCGTGTTATTAGGTCTAACACCTTTTGAAACATTTTTCTTTTTAGTATTACCGATTATGGCTGGTGGTGTAGGTGAAGGTGCAATTCCTTTATCTATAGGTTATGCGGCAATTTTAGGTATGGAGCAAGGTGATGCATTAGGCCGAGTTCTTCCAATTGTTATGTTAGGAGGATTAACAGGGATCATCTGTGGTGGTATTTTAAACCGTTTAGGTAAAATGTACCCACATTTAACCGGCAATGGTCGATTAATGCCGCCTTCTGATAAAGACCAGTTAGAAGAGGCAAAAACAGAAAAAGTAGAATCAAAAATGGATGTCACCACCTTTGCCTCGGGTGTGCTATTAGCTGCACTACTTTATATGGTGGGAATGATCGGTCATAAAGTGACAGGGATTCCAGCTCCTGTAGGGATGCTGTTCGCGGCGGTTATTGTTAAATTGACCTCTGGGGTATCTCCTAAAGTCTTAAGTGGTTCACAAGTCGTTTATAAATTTTTCCAAACTTCAGTAACTTATCCGATTCTATTTGCGGTTGGTGTTGCCATTACGCCATGGCATAGAATTGTTGAGGCATTCACATTAACAAACCTTATTGTGATTGTTTGTACCGTTGTTAGTTTAGTTACAACTGGTTTTTTTGTATCGAAAAAATTAGGTATGTATCCTATTGATGCGGCGGTTATTTCATGTTGTCAAAGTGGCCAAGGTGGAACCGGCGATGTAGCGATATTAACAGCGGCAGAACGTATGGAATTAATGCCTTTTGCTCAAATTGCGACACGTATTGGTGGAGCTATTAATGTTTCAGTTTCCTTATTAATTCTTGGTAATTTTTTAGTGTAA
- a CDS encoding fumarylacetoacetate hydrolase family protein, protein MKLISYLLNNVPAFGILTDDGIIDLSRRVGKQFVDLKAVLVSEHGLQTIKTYMNCPPDLTENEITFLPVIPNPNKILCVGMNYAEKRAEFNETSTAPTIFVRFADSQTGHQTPIIKPLVSNELDYEGELAVIIGKGGSYISKEKALEHIAGYSCYMDGSIRDWQYTWYTAGKNWPNTGAFGPCLTTADEIPDPTVLSVATYLNGQQVQCDTVSHLIHSIPELIAYISSFTYLSPGDVIITGSPGGVGKKRNPPLFMQEGDKIEVEINHIGRLCNTIVSEKRPSYV, encoded by the coding sequence ATGAAACTTATTAGTTATTTATTAAACAACGTTCCCGCTTTTGGGATCCTAACCGACGACGGTATTATTGATTTAAGCCGTCGAGTTGGCAAGCAATTTGTTGATTTGAAAGCGGTACTCGTCAGTGAACATGGCTTGCAAACGATTAAAACATATATGAATTGTCCACCTGATTTAACCGAAAATGAGATTACTTTTTTACCCGTTATCCCTAATCCAAATAAGATTTTATGTGTTGGGATGAATTATGCGGAAAAAAGAGCTGAATTTAATGAAACTAGCACTGCTCCGACTATTTTTGTTCGTTTTGCTGATTCACAAACAGGACATCAGACACCCATTATTAAACCGCTTGTGTCTAATGAATTGGATTACGAAGGTGAACTTGCCGTTATTATTGGTAAGGGTGGTTCTTATATTAGTAAAGAAAAAGCACTAGAACATATTGCCGGTTATAGTTGTTATATGGATGGTTCAATTCGCGATTGGCAGTATACATGGTATACAGCAGGTAAAAATTGGCCAAATACTGGAGCATTTGGTCCTTGCTTAACAACGGCGGACGAGATTCCAGATCCAACCGTATTATCCGTTGCCACTTATTTGAATGGTCAACAAGTACAATGTGATACGGTGAGTCATCTGATTCATAGCATACCAGAATTGATCGCGTATATTAGCTCGTTTACTTATTTATCTCCAGGAGATGTGATCATTACGGGTTCTCCTGGCGGAGTAGGGAAAAAGCGTAATCCACCGTTATTTATGCAAGAAGGCGATAAAATTGAGGTGGAAATTAATCATATAGGCCGTTTATGTAATACGATTGTGTCAGAAAAAAGGCCATCTTATGTATAA
- the citC gene encoding [citrate (pro-3S)-lyase] ligase — MYNLADYDIVDLDKSQRDLPAIVKLLKQADLDFDKQVKRFMVARVDQQIIACAGIDNNIIKCVAIDPDYRGNSINLTLLEHTMKYANDQGHFHLFLYTKPENKDYFKGCGFYSIVEITDLVVLMENTPIGIRQYCRHLQSYKKEGNKVGSIVMNANPFTNGHLYLIEYAARQCDWLHVFVVNENASLFSFTERLQLVKDGTVHINNITIHPSSEYIISKATFPTYFLKDHINVDRAYMGIDLLIFRNYIAPSLNITHRFVGSEPFSEITNIYNISMSYWLKDPCVSQLPPINLVEIERLVAGDVVISASLIRQLLKTQQYDQLKKLVPMSTWAYLEKNLSQFSH, encoded by the coding sequence ATGTATAATTTAGCCGATTATGACATTGTTGATCTTGATAAGAGCCAGCGTGATTTGCCCGCAATCGTAAAATTACTCAAACAAGCTGATTTGGACTTCGATAAACAGGTGAAACGCTTTATGGTTGCCAGAGTTGATCAGCAGATTATTGCTTGTGCAGGTATTGATAATAATATTATTAAATGCGTTGCGATTGATCCTGATTATCGAGGCAATAGTATCAATTTGACCTTATTAGAACATACGATGAAATATGCTAATGATCAAGGTCACTTTCATCTATTTTTGTACACTAAACCTGAAAATAAAGATTATTTTAAGGGGTGTGGTTTTTATTCTATTGTTGAAATCACAGATTTAGTTGTTTTAATGGAGAATACGCCAATTGGAATAAGACAATATTGCCGGCATCTCCAGTCATATAAAAAAGAGGGTAACAAAGTGGGGAGCATTGTTATGAATGCAAACCCTTTTACAAATGGTCATTTATACCTTATTGAGTATGCAGCCCGGCAGTGTGATTGGTTACATGTGTTTGTGGTAAATGAAAATGCATCGTTATTTTCATTTACAGAACGCTTGCAATTAGTTAAAGACGGAACGGTTCATATAAACAATATCACTATTCACCCAAGCTCTGAATATATTATATCCAAAGCAACATTTCCAACCTATTTTTTGAAAGATCATATCAATGTTGATCGCGCTTACATGGGAATTGATCTGCTTATTTTCCGTAATTACATTGCGCCATCGCTAAATATTACTCATCGGTTTGTGGGAAGTGAACCATTTAGTGAGATCACCAATATATACAACATATCAATGAGTTACTGGTTGAAAGATCCCTGTGTTAGTCAATTACCACCGATTAATTTAGTCGAAATTGAACGACTAGTTGCTGGTGATGTGGTTATTTCTGCTTCTTTAATCCGACAATTATTAAAAACACAGCAGTATGACCAACTTAAGAAACTGGTTCCAATGTCGACTTGGGCGTATCTCGAAAAGAATCTTAGTCAATTTAGTCATTAA
- the citD gene encoding citrate lyase acyl carrier protein, which yields MKIQQEAIAGTLESSDLLVKVCPHQGLEIVINSEVNKQFGRQIALVVKNTLNNLQLTDGLIIIDDKGALDCAIKARVQCAVLRGAQQSTLNWSHIL from the coding sequence ATGAAAATACAACAAGAAGCTATAGCTGGAACACTTGAATCAAGTGATTTACTCGTAAAAGTCTGTCCACATCAGGGACTTGAAATTGTGATAAATAGTGAAGTTAATAAACAGTTTGGTAGACAGATTGCATTAGTTGTTAAAAATACACTCAATAATTTACAACTGACTGATGGCTTAATCATTATTGATGATAAAGGTGCGCTTGATTGTGCAATAAAAGCTAGAGTTCAGTGTGCTGTTTTACGGGGTGCACAACAGTCGACATTAAATTGGAGTCATATTTTATGA
- the citE gene encoding citrate (pro-3S)-lyase subunit beta, giving the protein MKKLRRSMLFLPGANAAMLSTAFVYKPDSIMFDLEDAVSIKEKDSARLLVAQTLQLPIYKESGIETVVRINALDTPFGLQDLEAVVRAGVEVVRLPMTNCAEDIHQLEREVERIEKECGRPVGSTKLMAAIESAQAVVNAVSIAQSSPRLIGIALAAFDYLVDMQAERGDGTELFYARCAVLHAARVAKIDAFDAVYSNVNDEVGFLKEVNLIKKLGFNGKSLINPRQIDLLHNAYAPTQTEVDYAKSVVEAAEEGEKAGLGVVSLNGKMIDAPIIARAITTIELANRSGVRCEI; this is encoded by the coding sequence ATGAAAAAGTTACGTAGAAGTATGCTGTTTTTACCCGGTGCTAATGCTGCGATGTTATCTACAGCATTTGTGTATAAACCGGACTCAATTATGTTTGATTTGGAAGATGCTGTCTCTATTAAAGAGAAAGATTCAGCTCGATTATTAGTTGCGCAAACATTACAACTACCGATTTATAAAGAAAGTGGTATTGAAACTGTAGTCCGAATTAATGCTTTGGATACCCCATTTGGTTTGCAGGATTTAGAAGCAGTTGTGAGAGCGGGTGTTGAAGTCGTTCGATTACCAATGACCAATTGTGCCGAAGATATTCATCAACTCGAAAGGGAAGTTGAACGGATAGAAAAAGAGTGTGGACGTCCAGTTGGTAGTACTAAATTAATGGCAGCGATTGAATCTGCACAAGCAGTCGTGAATGCCGTTTCTATTGCACAATCTTCTCCCCGTCTAATTGGTATCGCCTTAGCCGCATTTGACTATTTAGTCGATATGCAAGCTGAACGTGGTGATGGTACCGAGTTATTTTATGCTCGTTGTGCAGTATTGCACGCTGCCCGAGTGGCAAAAATCGATGCTTTTGATGCTGTTTACTCTAATGTTAATGATGAAGTGGGCTTTTTAAAAGAGGTAAATCTGATTAAAAAGCTTGGTTTTAATGGTAAATCGTTAATTAATCCACGACAAATTGATTTATTGCATAACGCTTATGCACCAACCCAAACCGAGGTCGATTATGCGAAAAGCGTGGTTGAAGCTGCTGAAGAGGGGGAAAAGGCCGGATTAGGTGTTGTGTCATTAAATGGCAAGATGATTGATGCACCGATAATTGCTCGCGCTATCACTACTATTGAACTTGCCAATCGTTCTGGCGTTCGTTGCGAAATTTAA